One region of Candidatus Thermoplasmatota archaeon genomic DNA includes:
- a CDS encoding helix-turn-helix domain-containing protein yields the protein MDPLEASRLITDEYAARILVATFKKPKSAIDLSREYGIPIAATYRRIHMLEKAGLIKCVERALTQRGKRISLYLSQLRNAYIFFENGRLRVRFQLSSGITKDFGGDWKAVDVLSR from the coding sequence ATGGATCCTTTGGAAGCATCACGACTGATAACCGACGAATACGCAGCAAGAATCCTTGTTGCGACGTTCAAGAAACCCAAGAGCGCGATTGATCTCAGCAGGGAGTACGGGATTCCAATCGCTGCTACGTACCGAAGAATCCACATGCTGGAGAAAGCCGGACTGATAAAGTGTGTTGAAAGGGCCCTCACGCAGAGAGGGAAGCGGATCAGTCTCTATCTTTCGCAACTCAGGAACGCCTACATCTTCTTCGAGAATGGCAGGCTTCGAGTCAGGTTCCAGCTGTCCTCAGGCATCACCAAGGACTTCGGAGGCGACTGGAAAGCCGTCGACGTCCTATCAAGATAA
- a CDS encoding DUF835 domain-containing protein, with amino-acid sequence MLPLLMMSIDNATDELFRNIFLGKGQEVLKEGHSYFLHERRHERALEYLTQLMDDGYAGLYITRRHPDHIPRKRGRDGMKVIWLSTTLGRDYVDPHNLGSLTNLISNFMDKGGKSAILLDGLEYLMINNDFPRILKFIEYVNEIVMQKEALFLVSIDSRAFESKELALLERNADVIGG; translated from the coding sequence ATGCTGCCCTTGCTAATGATGAGCATAGACAACGCGACGGACGAGCTCTTCCGAAACATATTCCTGGGCAAAGGGCAGGAGGTCCTCAAGGAGGGGCACTCGTACTTCCTCCACGAGCGGAGGCACGAGAGAGCGCTCGAGTACCTCACCCAGCTGATGGATGATGGCTACGCGGGCCTCTACATCACAAGGAGGCATCCGGACCACATACCGAGGAAGCGCGGGCGGGATGGGATGAAGGTGATATGGCTCTCCACCACGCTCGGCAGGGACTATGTCGACCCCCACAACCTCGGGAGCCTCACGAACCTCATTAGCAACTTCATGGACAAGGGTGGCAAGTCAGCCATTCTCCTCGACGGGCTCGAGTATCTGATGATCAACAACGACTTCCCGAGGATCCTGAAGTTCATAGAGTACGTGAACGAGATCGTGATGCAGAAGGAGGCCCTGTTCCTCGTCTCGATAGACTCGCGGGCCTTTGAATCGAAGGAGCTAGCTCTTCTGGAGAGAAACGCGGACGTAATAGGCGGCTGA
- a CDS encoding tetratricopeptide repeat protein, translating into MMLTALEKPTGTLRILAYVHQNERGTISDFYRKVGINQESAYSALRNLLQLGLIYEKEEGKFPFRKFYLLTSKGEQIAEKLSSIEETLTDTVYGYYHRLEELEAAPEAPENLAARLEMMLKIQDVCFATGEWDSCMEYCGKSLDLAQRLDDKAAQLKVFRDIGWIHERRNEWAAARKNFESGLGLARETGDMSAMASIFYDLGAIHERNGEYGRALEFFDKSRQASQDAKNDWNLARALYAFGRVEAQRGNYKKSIAYMEKSIGMLEKIGDLSELAKVCTGMGATWFYLDDMDKTIEYHEKCIRTAEKLGDATGIGYGLSNAAEAYALKGDTKKAFEYLERALRIFEKLNERMMISSVYSHYGQAHRLREEWKKSEEYFSKSIALLEELNLPYNMADAHYKFGVMYKEKGEQDNAAEHLSKAHEIFEKIGNKSMMEKVAGLRNGL; encoded by the coding sequence ATGATGCTCACCGCCTTGGAGAAGCCGACGGGCACCTTGAGAATCCTCGCGTACGTCCATCAGAACGAACGCGGGACTATCTCTGACTTCTACAGAAAGGTCGGGATAAACCAGGAATCCGCCTATTCCGCCCTGAGGAATCTCCTGCAGCTGGGCCTGATCTACGAGAAGGAGGAGGGCAAGTTCCCCTTCAGGAAGTTCTACTTGCTCACAAGCAAGGGGGAGCAGATCGCGGAGAAGCTGTCGTCCATAGAGGAAACGCTGACCGACACGGTATACGGCTACTATCACAGGCTCGAGGAGCTGGAGGCAGCGCCTGAGGCTCCCGAGAACCTTGCTGCCAGGCTCGAGATGATGCTCAAGATCCAGGATGTCTGCTTCGCGACCGGCGAGTGGGATTCCTGCATGGAGTACTGCGGGAAGTCGCTGGACCTCGCGCAGAGGTTAGATGACAAGGCCGCGCAGCTGAAGGTCTTCAGGGACATTGGGTGGATACACGAGAGGAGAAACGAGTGGGCCGCGGCCCGGAAGAACTTCGAGAGCGGTCTTGGGTTGGCGAGGGAGACGGGCGATATGTCCGCCATGGCCAGCATATTCTATGACCTGGGGGCCATCCACGAGAGGAATGGAGAGTACGGCCGAGCGTTGGAGTTCTTTGACAAGTCAAGGCAAGCATCACAAGACGCCAAGAATGACTGGAATCTGGCAAGAGCTCTCTACGCCTTCGGTCGCGTGGAGGCTCAGAGGGGGAACTACAAGAAGTCCATTGCGTACATGGAGAAGTCCATCGGGATGCTCGAGAAGATCGGTGACCTGAGCGAGCTGGCCAAGGTCTGCACCGGAATGGGGGCCACGTGGTTCTACCTGGACGACATGGACAAGACGATAGAGTACCACGAGAAGTGCATACGGACCGCCGAGAAGCTGGGGGATGCGACGGGGATCGGATATGGCCTTTCCAACGCGGCCGAGGCCTACGCGCTGAAGGGCGACACGAAGAAGGCTTTTGAGTACCTTGAGAGGGCGCTCCGCATCTTCGAGAAGCTCAACGAGAGGATGATGATTTCGTCCGTGTACTCCCACTACGGCCAGGCCCATCGACTCAGAGAGGAATGGAAGAAGTCGGAGGAGTACTTCAGCAAGAGCATTGCCCTACTGGAAGAGCTCAATCTACCCTACAACATGGCCGATGCCCACTACAAGTTCGGTGTTATGTACAAGGAGAAGGGTGAGCAGGACAACGCCGCGGAACACCTCTCCAAGGCGCACGAGATCTTCGAGAAGATCGGAAACAAGAGCATGATGGAGAAGGTGGCCGGTCTGAGAAACGGTCTCTAG
- a CDS encoding MTAP family purine nucleoside phosphorylase, with protein MTARLGIITGSEMEISRILEGTRDERVGTPFGDPSSSVQIGLIKGKEVAFLYRHGEGHRHPPHRVNHHANIHALSDAGVTRIIGASSVGSMRQDIRPMDFVIPSDFVSFWNIPTFHDENVVHVTPVLDPELRKSLVDCIRDLGYTAHDGGVYIQTTGPRLETKAEIRIFKEFGDLVGMTMPSEATLAVEKGIAYASICCVDNYCHGMADEDLSYDVILEHQKRNAERLFNIIARVIEVLA; from the coding sequence ATGACCGCCCGCCTGGGTATTATCACGGGTTCTGAAATGGAGATATCCCGGATCCTGGAAGGGACCAGGGATGAAAGGGTCGGCACGCCCTTTGGCGATCCCTCTTCGTCTGTTCAGATAGGTCTGATCAAGGGGAAGGAGGTTGCCTTCCTGTACCGACACGGAGAAGGACACAGGCATCCTCCGCACAGGGTGAACCATCACGCGAACATACATGCCCTCTCGGACGCGGGCGTCACGAGGATCATCGGTGCATCTTCAGTCGGCAGCATGAGGCAGGACATACGGCCCATGGATTTCGTCATTCCTTCGGACTTCGTGAGCTTCTGGAACATCCCAACATTCCACGACGAGAATGTCGTTCACGTCACTCCCGTTCTCGATCCGGAACTCAGGAAGAGCCTCGTCGATTGCATCAGGGATCTGGGGTACACCGCCCATGATGGCGGCGTTTACATCCAAACAACTGGACCCAGGCTCGAGACCAAGGCCGAGATTCGCATCTTCAAGGAGTTCGGAGACCTGGTGGGCATGACGATGCCGTCCGAAGCCACTCTGGCGGTGGAGAAGGGCATCGCCTACGCGAGCATATGCTGCGTTGACAACTACTGCCATGGCATGGCGGACGAGGACCTCTCCTACGACGTGATTCTCGAGCATCAGAAGAGGAATGCCGAGAGGCTGTTCAACATCATCGCGAGGGTCATCGAGGTGCTTGCTTGA
- a CDS encoding amidohydrolase — protein sequence MSILIEDVLLDGYRKNIRVEGNRIASLDSDEAADTVIHGKGKAAIPGLVNTHTHAAMSLFRGYADDMLLQDWLSNKIWPLERHLKPEHIYWGTKLACLEMIKSGTTCFNDMYFFMQEAARAVEEMGIRAVLSEGFTDLLDPDAGKERFQSSISLVESIRSMRNDRIVPALGPHAMYTVSPESLQMISEYAEKEDLLVHFHLSETEDEVNACIEEHGKRPVEFLEEIGFLNPRLVAAHSIWLNKEEIDLLSKHDVKVSHNPVSNMKLAVGKAIPYREMKEAGLLVSLGTDGCASNNTLDMFETVKFAALYQKAYTGDPTILPAQEAVALATENGARALGIDAGRIAPGKLADIVLVDLRASQLHPGHNLVSDLAYAANGSCVDTVICDGKILMQNRKVEGENEILERANEAALDLVGNE from the coding sequence TTGAGCATTCTCATCGAGGACGTCCTTCTCGATGGATATCGCAAGAACATACGCGTGGAGGGGAACCGAATCGCCTCCTTGGATTCGGATGAGGCCGCCGACACGGTGATCCATGGAAAGGGAAAGGCCGCCATCCCCGGGTTGGTGAACACCCACACGCACGCGGCCATGAGCCTTTTTCGTGGATATGCCGACGACATGCTTCTCCAGGACTGGCTGAGCAACAAGATATGGCCTCTCGAACGGCACCTGAAACCTGAGCACATATACTGGGGAACCAAGCTCGCGTGCCTGGAGATGATCAAGTCTGGCACGACCTGCTTCAATGATATGTACTTCTTCATGCAGGAGGCCGCCAGGGCCGTCGAGGAGATGGGCATCAGGGCCGTTCTGAGCGAAGGATTCACGGATCTACTGGATCCCGACGCGGGAAAGGAGAGATTCCAGAGCTCCATCTCCCTGGTCGAGTCGATTCGGTCGATGAGGAACGATAGGATCGTCCCCGCCCTCGGGCCCCATGCGATGTATACGGTGTCTCCGGAGAGCCTTCAGATGATTTCAGAATACGCGGAGAAGGAGGACCTTCTAGTCCACTTCCACCTATCCGAGACGGAGGATGAGGTGAACGCGTGCATCGAGGAGCATGGGAAGAGGCCAGTTGAATTCCTTGAGGAGATAGGATTCCTGAACCCTCGTCTTGTTGCCGCTCACTCTATCTGGCTGAACAAGGAGGAGATCGACCTCCTCAGTAAACACGATGTCAAGGTGTCCCATAATCCCGTTTCAAACATGAAGCTCGCGGTTGGGAAGGCCATACCCTACAGGGAGATGAAGGAAGCGGGGCTTCTCGTATCTCTGGGGACCGATGGTTGCGCGTCGAACAACACGCTGGACATGTTCGAGACCGTGAAGTTCGCGGCGCTCTATCAGAAGGCGTACACGGGGGATCCGACAATCCTTCCCGCCCAAGAGGCGGTCGCCCTGGCGACGGAGAACGGTGCCAGAGCCCTTGGAATCGATGCAGGGAGAATAGCTCCCGGAAAGCTGGCGGACATCGTCCTGGTCGATCTGAGGGCGTCGCAGCTTCATCCTGGTCACAACCTCGTGTCGGATCTGGCGTACGCTGCGAACGGATCGTGCGTTGACACCGTGATATGCGACGGGAAGATACTGATGCAGAACAGAAAGGTCGAGGGGGAGAATGAGATACTCGAAAGGGCAAACGAAGCGGCCCTGGACCTGGTTGGGAATGAGTAG
- a CDS encoding purine phosphoribosyltransferase family protein gives MLEKLKESMDECLVVKFGDYEYFVHPITDGIPLGDPEVLEEVTEAMISVADLDCDKIVTAESMGFPLAASLSLATGIPYVFIRKREYGLPGEISVKQITGYSGSDMFINSIDEGDRVVFVDDVLSTGGTLRAIVQALRTLKAVLIDVVIVFNKNPDKEKLEKELDMRIKTLLDVRVMDGKVVFTQG, from the coding sequence ATGCTGGAGAAGCTGAAGGAATCCATGGATGAGTGCCTGGTCGTGAAGTTCGGTGACTATGAGTACTTCGTACACCCCATAACGGATGGCATTCCGCTCGGGGACCCTGAGGTCCTGGAGGAAGTGACGGAGGCCATGATTAGTGTGGCGGATCTCGACTGCGACAAGATAGTCACAGCGGAGTCGATGGGCTTTCCCCTGGCAGCGTCGCTCTCTCTGGCAACGGGCATCCCATATGTCTTCATCAGGAAGAGGGAATACGGGCTTCCCGGTGAGATTTCAGTCAAGCAGATCACTGGATACTCGGGCTCGGATATGTTCATCAACTCCATCGACGAAGGAGACAGGGTCGTCTTCGTTGACGATGTCCTGAGCACCGGCGGGACCCTAAGGGCGATAGTCCAGGCGTTGAGGACTCTCAAGGCGGTTCTGATCGACGTCGTGATAGTGTTCAACAAGAACCCGGACAAGGAGAAACTCGAGAAGGAGTTGGATATGAGAATCAAGACGCTTCTTGACGTTCGTGTGATGGACGGAAAGGTCGTGTTCACTCAGGGCTAA
- a CDS encoding KaiA-binding protein → MNNAIIRRSSGTPGLDEMISGGFPFPSVLLVAGSAGTGKTTFAQKFLFEGAKNGEQCIFFTTLSEPTQWMLRFSSQFEFVDPEYFGREIIYIDIGHDIRESGPHEILDILDEKIAAIMPQRIVIDPITIVCDLIENNYRTFLFDLVTRLKNWDCVTVLTGEVAPGQLYPPEIAHAVDGIVLLMYTHEGEERRKYIEVLKMRGTNHVTGKQSIDITTEEGIVVLKSKF, encoded by the coding sequence ATGAATAATGCGATAATAAGGCGGTCCAGCGGAACGCCTGGCCTGGATGAGATGATATCTGGAGGTTTTCCCTTCCCCTCGGTTCTCCTCGTCGCTGGGAGTGCCGGGACGGGAAAGACGACCTTCGCTCAGAAGTTCCTCTTCGAGGGTGCCAAGAACGGAGAGCAGTGCATATTCTTCACGACGCTCAGCGAGCCCACCCAGTGGATGCTGAGATTCTCCTCCCAGTTCGAGTTCGTCGATCCAGAGTACTTCGGCAGGGAAATAATCTATATCGACATAGGGCACGACATAAGGGAGAGCGGCCCTCATGAGATCCTCGATATCCTGGACGAGAAGATCGCCGCAATAATGCCACAGAGGATAGTCATCGATCCGATCACCATCGTTTGCGACCTCATCGAGAACAACTACAGGACATTCCTGTTCGATCTGGTCACCAGGCTGAAGAACTGGGATTGCGTGACGGTCCTGACGGGCGAGGTCGCTCCCGGTCAGCTTTATCCGCCGGAGATCGCCCATGCAGTGGATGGGATCGTCCTGCTCATGTACACCCATGAAGGCGAGGAGAGACGCAAGTACATCGAGGTCCTCAAGATGAGGGGAACGAACCACGTCACCGGAAAGCAGTCAATAGACATCACAACCGAAGAGGGCATAGTCGTCCTCAAATCGAAGTTCTAG
- a CDS encoding helix-turn-helix domain-containing protein, which translates to MTPLEASQLLTDEYTAKILLATFKRKLSAQEISRKYGIPIAACYRKIRALEDIGLLECVERILTQKGKRKNLYTSRLKNAYVFFEGGRLRVRFHLTTGVIKDFGGDWTGVDSKE; encoded by the coding sequence ATGACACCGCTAGAAGCCTCTCAATTACTGACGGATGAATACACTGCGAAGATCCTCTTGGCGACCTTCAAGAGGAAGTTGAGCGCCCAAGAGATAAGCAGGAAATACGGGATACCCATTGCTGCCTGCTATCGAAAAATCAGGGCCCTTGAGGACATAGGGCTCTTGGAATGCGTGGAGCGTATTCTGACGCAGAAGGGGAAGAGGAAGAACCTCTATACCTCGAGGCTCAAGAACGCCTATGTTTTCTTCGAAGGCGGGAGGCTCAGGGTCCGCTTCCACTTGACCACCGGTGTGATCAAGGACTTCGGCGGGGACTGGACGGGAGTCGATTCAAAGGAGTAG
- a CDS encoding helix-turn-helix domain-containing protein: MREKAISRLLTDDYAERILVATYFYPRSVQEISDKYDIPIAACYRKMHDLEDAGLVEVEKIVTTSKGKNMKLYKSQLKSACIMFQEGHFRIRLEFNYDEDINNTWIKIPIPTR; the protein is encoded by the coding sequence ATGCGGGAGAAGGCAATTTCTAGACTACTGACTGATGATTACGCAGAGAGGATTCTTGTTGCGACGTACTTCTACCCGCGGTCAGTTCAGGAAATCAGCGACAAGTACGATATCCCCATAGCCGCTTGCTACCGCAAGATGCATGATCTCGAGGACGCTGGATTGGTCGAGGTCGAGAAGATCGTCACGACCTCCAAGGGAAAGAACATGAAGCTCTACAAGTCACAGCTCAAGAGCGCCTGCATCATGTTCCAGGAAGGGCATTTCAGAATCAGACTCGAGTTCAACTACGACGAAGACATCAACAACACGTGGATCAAGATCCCCATCCCGACCAGGTAG
- a CDS encoding NUDIX domain-containing protein — protein sequence MSLETLARQVRRCRKCRLWKTRERAVPGEGDRNARIFLVGEAPGREEDKQGRPFVGAAGKILNESLEKAGLKRDGVFITSVLRCRPPRNRNPRKDEIEKCRPNLEAYIDAVDPYAVVALGSFAHRVLAGRSAKVSEARLETGEYRGRPLISTYHPAAVLYNRRLLKHLTSDLKRAKEFVESEDTRVISGPARRGKRDVSIRAAGGVIHRRGRVLLIRKKSERLWCLPKGHVETGESLEHAALREMKEETGLWSIRIEQELCDIEYSYYWPQDDINNRKKVTYFLARAPKGKPEPEFRFDRYKWCTEAEAAELLFHQNDVNVARKAFEAIRK from the coding sequence ATGAGTCTGGAGACACTCGCGAGGCAGGTAAGGCGATGCAGGAAGTGCAGGCTGTGGAAGACACGCGAGAGGGCGGTTCCAGGTGAGGGAGACAGGAACGCGCGCATCTTCCTTGTAGGGGAGGCCCCTGGGAGAGAGGAGGACAAGCAAGGTCGCCCCTTCGTCGGAGCGGCGGGAAAGATCCTGAACGAATCGCTCGAGAAGGCGGGTCTGAAGCGGGATGGCGTTTTCATCACGAGCGTACTCAGGTGCCGTCCGCCGAGGAATCGGAATCCCAGAAAGGACGAGATAGAGAAATGTCGACCCAATCTGGAAGCGTACATCGATGCGGTGGATCCCTACGCAGTCGTGGCGCTGGGATCGTTCGCGCACAGGGTCCTGGCGGGCAGGTCGGCGAAGGTGTCCGAGGCTCGGCTCGAAACTGGGGAATACAGAGGAAGGCCATTGATCTCGACCTATCACCCCGCGGCGGTCCTCTACAACAGACGACTACTAAAGCATCTGACGTCAGATCTGAAGAGGGCGAAGGAGTTCGTAGAATCCGAGGACACTAGGGTCATTAGTGGGCCCGCTAGGAGGGGGAAGAGAGATGTCTCCATCCGGGCCGCCGGAGGCGTCATCCACAGGAGGGGAAGGGTCCTTCTCATCCGCAAGAAGAGCGAGAGACTCTGGTGTCTCCCGAAGGGTCACGTTGAGACAGGTGAGAGCCTGGAACACGCTGCCTTGAGAGAGATGAAGGAGGAGACGGGGCTCTGGTCGATAAGAATCGAGCAGGAGCTGTGCGACATCGAGTACTCCTACTACTGGCCCCAGGACGATATCAACAACCGGAAGAAGGTCACCTACTTCCTCGCGCGTGCTCCCAAGGGAAAGCCAGAGCCGGAGTTCAGGTTTGACAGGTACAAGTGGTGCACGGAGGCCGAGGCAGCGGAACTCCTCTTCCATCAGAACGACGTGAACGTTGCGCGGAAGGCCTTCGAGGCCATCAGGAAGTGA
- a CDS encoding Hsp20/alpha crystallin family protein, protein MDEEPEDEFAMMRRLMRRMFNQLSLSQLDSLRDESFVYGFSLRTGPDGKTEISDFGNTRYLEERKGLEERQPLTDVIQGKDDIFVTMELPGASEEDVEVEAKGSKLTVRVGGERKYYAEVDLPTTVLGNDMRWTLRNGVLDIVLKREVVRGVEI, encoded by the coding sequence ATGGACGAGGAGCCAGAAGACGAATTCGCAATGATGCGTCGCCTCATGCGAAGGATGTTCAACCAGCTATCGCTATCTCAGCTAGATTCGCTGAGAGACGAGTCCTTCGTATACGGGTTCTCCTTGCGAACAGGTCCCGACGGCAAGACAGAGATCTCGGATTTCGGCAACACCAGGTATCTCGAAGAGAGAAAGGGCTTGGAAGAGAGGCAACCGCTCACGGACGTAATCCAGGGAAAGGACGATATCTTCGTCACAATGGAACTTCCGGGAGCTTCGGAAGAGGATGTGGAGGTCGAGGCGAAGGGCTCCAAACTGACAGTCCGAGTGGGAGGAGAGAGGAAGTACTACGCGGAAGTGGACCTGCCCACGACCGTCCTTGGAAACGACATGAGATGGACTCTGCGAAACGGCGTGCTCGACATCGTTCTGAAGAGGGAAGTCGTCAGGGGCGTGGAGATCTAG
- a CDS encoding dodecin family protein produces the protein MTTAKVIELVGCSNKNFEDAILNAFTDAKKTTRGISGIDVVKFSAKVRDDEIVEFRANVKVSFLVER, from the coding sequence ATGACAACTGCAAAAGTAATCGAGCTTGTTGGCTGCTCAAACAAGAACTTCGAGGATGCTATCCTCAACGCCTTCACCGACGCGAAGAAGACCACGAGAGGTATCAGTGGCATCGATGTGGTCAAGTTCTCCGCCAAAGTAAGGGATGACGAGATCGTTGAGTTCAGGGCGAATGTGAAGGTATCGTTCCTGGTAGAAAGATAG
- the polX gene encoding DNA polymerase/3'-5' exonuclease PolX has product MKNRELARILGQIGDLEVMKDEPFKANAYRRAARIVEGLREDVAGIAERRELQDLQGIGKALAKKIEEYVKTGKIAYLEKLRAEFPPGLLELLHIPGVGPKTVKVLYQQLGVTSVEELERAARKGRIRKLRGFSKKSEENILNGLRTFSGAGKRALLGLGLPLAEELIEELRTKCHIDRISVAGSSRRMRETVGDLDILVASDEPEGVMEAFVALPGVEEVIVSGPTKTSVIVERRNVELQTTVRLQTDLRVVDAQSFGSALQYFTGSKDHNIRLRRIAQTKNWKLNEYGLFEGEKRIAGETEEGIYEALGMDFVAPELREDRGEIEAAQSDCLPGLIGLDDVKGDLHIHTEWSDGTESIERMVEESKTLGYSYVSIADHSRGIKIAGGLDDDVLLEQVDAIKELNKREKGFKIFSSNEVNIKASGELDYDDEILQELDIVIGAVHSQFKMEKERMTDRIVTAMENEHVDFISHPTGRLIGKREPYEVDMDRIMDAALETNTALEINSWIDRLDLNDRDARLAKERGVKLVLGTDAHTLGQMHFMRYGIGTARRGWLEPEDVLNTLPAKELLAWFKS; this is encoded by the coding sequence GTGAAGAACAGGGAGCTCGCGAGAATCCTAGGCCAGATTGGCGATCTCGAGGTTATGAAGGACGAGCCGTTCAAGGCGAATGCCTACAGGCGGGCGGCGAGGATTGTGGAGGGGCTCAGGGAGGATGTTGCTGGAATCGCTGAGAGGAGGGAGCTGCAAGACCTCCAGGGAATCGGAAAGGCATTGGCCAAGAAGATCGAGGAGTATGTCAAGACCGGGAAGATAGCTTACCTGGAGAAGCTCAGAGCCGAATTCCCGCCAGGTCTTCTGGAACTCCTTCACATCCCTGGCGTTGGCCCGAAGACCGTCAAGGTCCTGTACCAGCAGCTCGGAGTGACGAGCGTCGAGGAACTTGAGCGGGCCGCAAGGAAAGGCAGAATCAGGAAGCTAAGAGGGTTCAGCAAGAAGAGCGAGGAGAACATTCTCAACGGTCTCCGCACGTTCTCCGGAGCAGGGAAGAGAGCACTCTTGGGATTGGGTCTCCCACTTGCTGAAGAGCTGATCGAAGAGCTGAGGACAAAGTGCCACATCGACAGAATATCCGTGGCGGGCTCGTCCCGGAGGATGCGGGAAACGGTGGGTGACCTCGACATTCTGGTGGCCTCAGACGAACCAGAAGGAGTGATGGAGGCCTTTGTTGCGCTCCCAGGCGTTGAAGAGGTCATCGTGAGCGGGCCTACGAAGACAAGCGTGATTGTGGAGAGAAGGAATGTTGAGCTTCAGACGACCGTAAGACTGCAGACGGACCTCCGGGTCGTTGACGCCCAGAGCTTCGGTTCCGCGCTCCAGTACTTCACCGGGTCCAAGGACCACAACATCCGTCTGAGGAGAATCGCCCAGACCAAGAACTGGAAGCTGAACGAGTACGGTCTCTTCGAGGGAGAGAAACGGATCGCGGGAGAGACCGAGGAGGGCATCTATGAAGCACTGGGGATGGACTTCGTCGCACCCGAGCTGAGGGAGGACAGAGGGGAGATCGAAGCTGCCCAGTCGGACTGCCTGCCCGGGTTGATAGGACTCGACGACGTCAAAGGAGACCTCCACATCCACACGGAGTGGAGCGATGGGACGGAATCCATCGAGAGGATGGTGGAGGAATCCAAGACGCTTGGCTACTCCTACGTCAGCATCGCCGATCACTCAAGGGGAATCAAAATCGCCGGTGGACTGGATGATGATGTCCTGCTCGAGCAAGTCGACGCTATCAAGGAACTGAACAAGAGGGAGAAGGGGTTCAAGATCTTCTCGAGCAATGAGGTGAACATCAAAGCGAGCGGTGAGCTGGACTACGATGACGAGATACTCCAGGAGCTGGACATAGTGATCGGTGCGGTGCACTCCCAGTTCAAGATGGAGAAGGAGAGGATGACGGACAGGATAGTGACGGCAATGGAGAACGAGCACGTCGATTTCATCTCACATCCCACTGGGCGGCTCATCGGCAAAAGGGAGCCTTACGAAGTGGACATGGACAGGATAATGGATGCTGCGCTGGAGACGAACACGGCTCTCGAGATCAACTCGTGGATCGACAGGCTCGACCTGAACGACAGGGACGCGAGATTGGCAAAGGAGCGGGGAGTCAAGCTGGTTCTCGGGACGGACGCGCACACGTTGGGGCAAATGCACTTCATGAGGTACGGAATCGGCACGGCCAGGCGAGGCTGGCTTGAGCCAGAGGACGTTCTAAACACTCTGCCCGCCAAAGAACTCCTGGCGTGGTTCAAGTCCTAA
- a CDS encoding DUF47 family protein codes for MLSWFRRRRESRAMQQTRELAKKVEDALVELDNAIAAMIAGRRPQALEAIKRLDINETAADSIEDDIFEEVSKGDMDPSARGDLMRLIRRVDSAADWAKAGSRNLEILIDTRVRIKPILWMGFKEVTKLNVDSGRALRRSLDALGVNDARVLKGRKEVDRFERQVDRLYYDLKRDMLRTVDDAKAVVVLNDFLTALENASDSCAAAAEMLFIMVASGV; via the coding sequence ATGCTCAGCTGGTTCCGCAGAAGAAGAGAATCTAGAGCGATGCAACAAACCCGAGAGTTGGCAAAGAAGGTCGAAGATGCACTTGTTGAGCTGGACAATGCCATTGCGGCAATGATAGCCGGCAGGAGACCCCAGGCCCTGGAGGCCATCAAGCGTCTTGACATAAACGAAACGGCAGCAGACAGCATAGAGGACGACATCTTCGAGGAAGTCTCGAAAGGGGACATGGACCCCTCCGCAAGAGGAGACCTGATGCGGCTGATAAGAAGAGTGGATTCGGCCGCGGACTGGGCAAAGGCAGGATCGCGAAACCTGGAGATCCTCATAGACACGAGGGTCCGCATCAAACCCATCCTGTGGATGGGGTTCAAGGAAGTGACCAAACTCAACGTCGATAGCGGAAGGGCTCTCAGACGAAGCTTGGACGCCCTGGGTGTGAACGATGCGCGTGTCCTCAAGGGACGAAAGGAAGTCGACCGGTTCGAGAGGCAGGTGGATCGGCTCTACTACGACCTCAAGAGGGATATGCTCAGGACGGTCGATGACGCCAAGGCCGTGGTCGTGCTGAACGACTTCCTCACCGCGCTGGAGAACGCCTCGGATTCCTGTGCTGCAGCAGCCGAGATGCTCTTCATAATGGTGGCATCCGGAGTATAG